In Zingiber officinale cultivar Zhangliang chromosome 8B, Zo_v1.1, whole genome shotgun sequence, a single genomic region encodes these proteins:
- the LOC122014639 gene encoding uncharacterized protein LOC122014639 translates to MMRALFEKSREVDVRLLLSKLGFAVSVPIAGYLAVNPNLPGSSSSVASSEAGGVGQSTVFSGASRNFKDELHIRESEGVLAKIMRGTSDITNTTRAISAIQRTSPSIIKSWVEEGCHLPPVEQLPVYPESIFKQPTYTGSEAKKVKVEMEQETAEIQEQKRSHSLDCCVSNNQQDLMREIEEQLKNNLMKANNLYIKFHSQNEENHHLVIWNPECWGMIREFETVIMVVACLIRALQSDWWHLSHKMAALEPKRITMMANKTEDKQQGDAKIKDSSKMLEMETEKGNLTKLNMSTEVELVDKLEVAENLASSSCSSNDQESEEDMVMNYLIEANQEEMEIVRLLGDHIAEFTNMVQSWQINTLFESEQWDSATSSKKSAKISPIESLSTGAEKKPEQTAILPADSGIDQNKYLNDVDTENCNPPKTSNMLKREQRSSATSIEKVAGSCPSEDLGAETKEKHEVVIQYGSFGIDQKDKNLNDCHLSDRSSQQVINKYPNSSPSVSSMMSNSSTGRSKHHKSFGSKVLGKLKMVLRKQNHKKAKNFPDNTSDTKAAVSSCCSGDMRRNSCNSDLSCSEKHPSTQELFKIKYKTDRWKSDTAWSESCFRSTFEIPREKISAIQEEHTNAF, encoded by the exons ATGATGAGAGCTTTGTTTGAGAAAAGCAGAGAGGTGGACGTCAGGTTGCTGCTCTCAAAGCTAGGTTTTGCCGTCTCTGTTCCCATTGCTGGGTATTTGGCGGTCAACCCTAATCTACCGGGTTCATCCTCTTCGG TAGCAAGCTCTGAAGCAGGCGGCGTTGGCCAGTCTACTGTTTTCTCTGGAGCTAGCAGAAACTTCAAAGATGAGCTTCATATCCGAGAAAGT GAGGGAGTCTTGGCAAAGATCATGCGTGGAACTTCAGATATCACAAATACCACCAGGGCCATCAGTGCCATCCAGAGGACTTCTCCAAGCATCATCAAGAGTTGGGTTGAAGAGGGTTGTCACTTACCACCAGTCGAGCAACTTCCAGTATACCCAGAGAGTATTTTTAAGCAACCAACTTATACTGGATCAGAAGCCAAGAAGGTGAAGGTGGAGATGGAGCAAGAAACTGCAGAAATTCAAGAACAGAAGAGAAGCCATTCACTTGATTGCTGTGTTTCAAATAATCAGCAGGATTTGATGAGAGAAATTGAGGAGCAGCTAAAAAATAATCTGATGAAGGCTAATAATCTGTACATAAAATTTCATTCACAAAATGAAGAAAATCATCATCTCGTGATTTGGAACCCAGAGTGCTGGGGAATGATCAGGGAGTTTGAGACTGTGATAATGGTTGTAGCTTGTCTGATCAGGGCATTGCAATCTGATTGGTGGCACCTGAGTCATAAGATGGCAGCTTTGGAGCCAAAAAGGATCACCATGATGGCTAATAAAACTGAAGACAAACAACAAGGTGATGCCAAGATCAAGGATAGCTCAAAGATGCTGGAGATGGAAACTGAGAAGGGAAATCTTACAAAATTAAACATGAGCACGGAAGTAGAGCTGGTTGATAAGTTGGAGGTTGCAGAAAATCTGGCCTCCTCCAGTTGCTCCTCAAATGACCAAGAG AGTGAAGAGGACATGGTGATGAATTACCTAATAGAAGCAAACCAAGAAGAAATGGAAATTGTACGGCTACTGGGTGATCATATTGCAGAATTTACAAACATGGTGCAATCTTGGCAAATCAATACTTTGTTTGAGAGTGAGCAGTGGGATTCTGCAACATCCAGTAAGAAATCAGCAAAAATTTCTCCAATTGAAAGCTTGAGTACTGGAGCAGAGAAGAAACCAGAACAAACTGCAATTCTACCAGCAGATTCCGGCATCGATCAGAACAAGTACTTGAATGACGTGGACACTGAGAACTGCAATCCACCCAAAACCAGCAACATGTTGAAGCGTGAGCAAAGGAGTTCCGCGACTTCCATTGAGAAAGTTGCAGGAAGTTGTCCAAGTGAAGACTTGGGTGCTGAGACAAAGGAAAAACATGAAGTTGTGATTCAATATGGAAGTTTTGGTATAGATCAGAAGGACAAGAACTTGAATGATTGTCATTTATCTGACCGCTCTTCACAACAAGTTATCAACAAATATCCAAATAGTTCACCTTCTGTCTCTTCCATGATGAGTAACAGCAGTACAGGAAGATCAAAGCATCATAAATCATTTGGTTCAAAAGTCCTTGGCAAGCTGAAGATGGTCCTCAGAAAGCAAAACCACAAGAAGGCAAAAAACTTTCCAGATAATACTTCTGATACAAAGGCAGCTGTTTCATCATGTTGTTCAGGAGATATGAGAAGGAACTCATGCAATAGTGATCTTTCATGTTCTGAGAAGCATCCTTCAACACAAGAGTTATTCAAAATCAAATACAAAACTGATAGATGGAAGAGTGACACCGCATGGAGTGAGAGTTGTTTCAGATCTACATTTGAAATTCCAAGGGAAAAGATATCTGCTATACAAGAAGAGCATACAAATGCATTTTGA
- the LOC122014640 gene encoding uncharacterized protein LOC122014640, with protein sequence MEIKYSIDDIMVQDPPTEEFSASDLTWTKYGSFEHHLDDVALIPYERVEAFINGECSIAEHPTRFHIERGRKREKGSLKEYKNDEYLLYRLYWCSFGPENYGEGGTILPSRRYRLNTRNRAARPQSMRGCTCHFAVKRLYARPSVALIIYHERRHVNKSGFICHGPLDRDAIGPGAKKVPYICSEIQQQTMSLIYLGIPEENILQAHIEGVQRYCGPNASANSLASQYVQKIGMIIKRSTHELDLDDQASIRMWVERNKKSVFFYQDSSETDPFILGIQTHWQLQQMIRFCHQSILACHSSFGISKLKYPLHTLLAFDSRQHALPVAWVITRTITKQDVAKWMKALVDRIHAVDSAWGIGGFIIDDPALEMDPIREIFCCPILFSLWRIRKSWLRNVIKKCGHIEVQREIFKHLGKIIYSIWTKDNPIDTMEELFQDFVDQTAFLQYFKAFWVPKIEMWLGTVKSLPLASQEACGAIEGYHVKLKLKVYDDSHLDALQRVDWLVHKLTTELHSGYWLDLYADESGSFKSVKEDYIYSTSWQRAMLIPDEAVTFDDKEHLFAKVQSKNHSGQVRTIWNPGSEFAHCDCSWSMQGNLCKHIIKVNMLCQHKKEYQPSMSYLSFQDVLLDLWKRPMDDSLVLDLSNAWATQLQHKTQRLVELTITGDIAKVTNKFPLKWACRKSRTSTGKPSSTVALSTTTKGKITKRVTAKRKSRKRKRI encoded by the exons ATGGAGATAAAGTACTCAATTGATGATATCATGGTCCAGGATCCTCCAACAGAGGAGTTCTCTGCCTCGGACCTCACTTGGACCAAGTATGGAAGCTTCGAGCATCATTTGGATGATGTTGCACTCATTCCTTATGAACGAGTTGAAGCCTTTATCAACGGAGAATGTTCAATTGCTGAGCACCCTACTCGATTCCATattgaaagaggaagaaagagagagaaGGGCAGCCTAAAGGAATACAAAAATGATGAATATCTCCTATACAGGCT ATACTGGTGTTCATTTGGACCTGAGAACTATGGCGAGGGAGGAACCATATTACCAAGCAGAAGATATAGGCTCAACACAAGAAATCGTGCTGCCCGACCACAATCCATGCGTGGTTGCACTTGCCATTTTGCTGTCAAGCGCTTGTATGCACGACCATCGGTTGCtcttatcatatatcatgagagGAGACATGTGAACAAATCTGGTTTCATATGCCATGGTCCTCTTGATCGAGATGCAATTGGCCCAGGGGCTAAGAAAGTTCCCTACATTTGCAGTGAAATCCAACAACAGACCATGTCCTTGATTTATCTTGGCATCCCAGAAGAAAATATATTGCAAGCTCATATAGAGGGTGTCCAACGTTATTGTGGTCCAAATGCAAGTGCAAATAGTCTTGCCTCTCAGTATGTCCAGAAGATTGGAATGATCATCAAGAGGTCCACACATGAGCTAGATTTGGATGACCAAGCTAGTATTCGCATGTGGGTTGAGAGAAATAAAAAATCAGTGTTCTTCTACCAGGATTCTTCAGAGACTGATCCATTCATATTGGGAATCCAAACACATTGGCAGTTGCAGCAGATGATTAGGTTCTGTCATCAAAGCATCTTAGCATGTCACTCATCGTTCGGCATAAGCAAGCTCAAG TATCCACTACACACACTCCTTGCTTTTGACTCCAGGCAACATGCTTTACCTGTTGCTTGGGTCATAACCCGAACTATCACTAAGCAGGATGTTGCTAAGTGGATGAAAGCCCTCGTGGACAGGATTCATGCTGTCGATTCAGCTTGGGGAATTGGGGGGTTTATTATTGATGATCCAGCTTTAGAGATGGATCCCATTAG GGAGATCTTTTGCTGTCCCATTCTCTTCTCTCTATGGCGAATTCGTAAATCATGGCTCAGGAATGTGATAAAGAAATGTGGTCACATTGAAGTTCAGCGAGAAATATTTAAACACTTGGGCAAGATAATATACAGTATATGGACTAAAGACAATCCTATCGATACCATGGAAGAATTATTTCAGGATTTCGTTGACCAGACCGCCTTCCTTCAGTATTTCAAGGcattttgggttccaaaaattG AGATGTGGCTTGGAACTGTAAAGAGTCTACCACTTGCTAGCCAGGAGGCCTGCGGTGCTATCGAAGGATATCATGTAAAGTTGAAGCTGAAAGTCTATGATGATTCTCACCTTGATGCGCTCCAACGGGTGGATTGGTTAGTTCACAAGCTAACAACTGAGCTTCATTCTGGTTACTGGCTTGATCTATATGCTGACGAAAGCGGGTCCTTCAAATCGGTCAAAGAGGACTATATATATTCCACTTCATGGCAGAGGGCTATGTTGATTCCAGATGAAGCTGTTACATTTGATGATAAAGAGCATCTCTTTGCTAAGGTTCAAAgcaagaatcacagtggtcaagtGCGCACCATCTGGAATCCTGGGTCTGAGTTTGCTCACTGCGATTGTTCGTGGTCAATGCAAGGGAACCTATGCAAGCACATTATAAAGGTTAACATGCTCTGCCAACATAAAAAAGAGTATCAGCCTTCAATGTCATACCTCTCATTTCAGGATGTGTTACTCGATCTTTGGAAGAGACCAATGGATGACTCACTCGTACTTGATCTATCTAATGCGTGGGCTACTCAACTGCAGCACAAGACCCAGAGACTTGTGGAACTTACTATTACTGGTGATATCGCCAAAGTGACCAACAAATTTCCCTTAAAATGGGCGTGTAGGAAAAGTAGGACATCAACTGGCAAACCATCTAGCACTGTTGCTCTTTCTACCACCACCAAAGGAAAAATTACGAAAAGAGTTACGGCTAAGAGGAAGAGTCGCAAGCGGAAGAGAATCTAG